The following coding sequences lie in one Girardinichthys multiradiatus isolate DD_20200921_A chromosome 13, DD_fGirMul_XY1, whole genome shotgun sequence genomic window:
- the ubqln4 gene encoding ubiquilin-4, translating to MAEQGAADPVNNNNNNKPEASEGTIIKVTVKTPKDKEEIAIAEDASVTQFKEEISKRFKAKQDQLVLIFAGKILKDGDSLSQHGIKDGLTVHLVIKTANKAADGGSTSASSSASTQVGSSSTSSPATNPASTAGPAGPGSAPTQTPNLMSGFGDLSSLAGLGMGSANFMELQQQMQRQLMSNPEMLSQIMENPLVQNMMSNPDLMRQMIMANPQMQQLMERNPEISHMLNNPELMRQTMELARNPAMMQEMMRNQDRALSNLESIPGGYNALRRMYTDIQEPMFSAAREQFGSNPFSALGGTSESGAQPSRTENREPLPNPWGPPNSTNPSESGGGTTGSTTTSATANPSVSNPLGINPGSLGNGMFNSPGMQSLLQQISENPQLMQNMLSAPYMRSMMQSLAQNPELASQVMMNNPLFAGNPQLQEQFRAQLPIFLQQMQNPEALSVMTNPRAMQALMQIQQGLQMLQTEAPGLMPSLTGGIPGVPTGGAAPAENPASSPSAAATNPAQQQLMQQMLQMFAGGGGGGSATTQTPEVRFQTQLDQLNAMGFINREANLQALIATGGDINAAIERLLGSQPS from the exons ATGGCTGAGCAAGGCGCCGCAGATCCTgttaacaacaacaataataataaacccgAAGCCTCGGAGGGGACGATTATTAAGGTCACAGTGAAAACACCCAAGGACAAGGAAGAGATCGCAATCGCAGAGGACGCCTCTGTCACTCAG TTTAAAGAGGAGATCTCAAAGCGGTTCAAAGCCAAacaggaccagttggttttgattTTTGCAGGGAAGATCTTGAAGGACGGTGACAGTCTCAGCCAGCATGGCATCAAAGATGGCCTGACAGTCCACCTTGTCATTAAGACAGCAAACAA GGCAGCAGATGGCGGTAGCACCTCAGCCTCTAGTTCAGCCTCCACTCAGGTAGGTAGTAGCTCCACCTCTAGTCCAGCCACCAACCCGGCCTCCACAGCAGGCCCCGCCGGGCCCGGCTCTGCACCCACGCAGACGCCCAACTTAATGA GTGGCTTTGGGGACCTTTCCAGTCTAGCTGGTCTGGGCATGGGCTCAGCTAATTTCatggagctgcagcagcagatgcAGAGGCAGCTCATGTCCAACCCAGAGATGCTCTCTCAGATCATGGAGAACCCGCTGGTGCAGAACATGATGTCCAACCCTGACCTGATGAGGCAGATGATTATGGCCAACCCACAGATGCAGCAGCTGATGGAGCGCAACCCTGAGATATCCCACATGCTCAATAACCCTGAGCTCATGAGACAG ACCATGGAACTCGCCCGGAACCCAGCCATGATGCAGGAAATGATGCGAAACCAGGACCGCGCTCTGAGCAACCTGGAGAGCATTCCCGGAGGTTACAATGCCTTGAGGAGGATGTACACAGACATCCAGGAGCCCATGTTCAGCGCAGCAAGAGAACAG tttggaAGCAACCCGTTCTCAGCTCTCGGTGGAACCTCTGAGTCTGGTGCTCAACCGTCACGGACAGAGAACAGAGAGCCCCTGCCCAATCCATGGGGGCCTCCGAATTCTACGAACCCCTCTGAGAGCGGAGGGGGAACCACAGGAAGCACTACTACTTCAGCGACCGCCAACCCGAGTGTGTCCAACCCTCTCGGCATCAATCCTGGGAGTCTGGGAAATG GCATGTTCAACAGCCCGGGAATGCAGAGTCTACTCCAACAGATCTCAGAAAACCCTCAGCTGATGCAGAACATGCTGTCTGCTCCGTACATGCGCAGCATGATGCAGTCGCTGGCTCAGAACCCAGAGTTAGCATCCCAG GTAATGATGAATAATCCTTTATTTGCTGGAAACCCACAGCTGCAGGAACAGTTCAGAGCTCAGCTGCCCATTTTTCTGCAGCAG ATGCAGAACCCTGAGGCCCTGTCAGTTATGACCAATCCCCGGGCCATGCAAGCTCTAATGCAAATCCAGCAGGGCCTTCAGATGCTGCAGACAGAAGCCCCAGGCCTTATGCCCAG tTTGACAGGTGGAATTCCAGGTGTGCCCACAGGAGGCGCCGCTCCTGCAGAGAACCCTGCGTCCTCACCCAGCGCTGCTGCAACAAACCCTGCTCAGCAGCAGCTGATGCAACAGATGCTCCAGATGTTtgctggaggaggtggaggaggaagcGCAACG ACCCAGACCCCAGAGGTGCGGTTCCAGACCCAGCTAGACCAGCTGAATGCCATGGGCTTCATCAACCGCGAGGCCAACCTGCAGGCCCTCATTGCTACTGGAGGAGACATCAACGCCGCTATTGAGAGACTGCTGGGCTCACAGCCCTCGTAA
- the LOC124879489 gene encoding ras-related protein Rab-25-like: MGSDDSYNFVFKVVLIGESGVGKSNLLSRFTKNEFMHDSRTTIGVEFSTRTVRLDHLTIKAQIWDTAGLERYRAITSAYYRGAVGALLVYDISKHLTYESAERWLKELYDHADPHIVVMLVGNKKDLETLRTVPTEEAKDFADKKGLMFIETSALDSTNVEAAFNEVLTAIHKKVASKEVTRGSISAVTLSGSLGLTRESQEEQKGCCKS, from the exons ATGGGCTCAGATGATTCATACAACTTTGTCTTTAAAG tGGTTTTAATAGGGGAGTCTGGTGTTGGAAAGAGCAACCTTCTGTCCCGCTTCACCAAGAATGAGTTCATGCACGACAGCCGCACCACCATCGGCGTGGAGTTCAGCACGCGAACTGTTCGGCTGGACCACTTAACCATCAAAGCCCAAATCTGGGATACAGCTGGGCTGGAGCGCTACAGGGCTATCACCTCAGC GTATTACAGAGGAGCAGTTGGCGCGTTGTTGGTGTATGACATCAGCAAACACCTGACCTATGAGAGTGCCGAGCGATGGCTGAAGGAGCTATATGATCACGCAGACCCTCACATTGTGGTAATGCTGGTGGGGAACAAGAAAGACCTGGAGACCCTCAGGACCGTCCCCACAGAGGAGGCCAAAGACTTTGCAG ACAAGAAAGGCCTGATGTTCATTGAGACATCAGCGTTGGACTCCACAAACGTAGAAGCTGCTTTCAACGAGGTCCTCACAG CGATCCATAAGAAGGTGGCCAGCAAAGAGGTGACCCGTGGCTCCATTAGCGCCGTGACCCTGTCCGGCTCCCTGGGTCTGACAAGAGAGTCTCAGGAGGAGCAGAAAGGCTGCTGCAAGAGCTAA